The proteins below come from a single Patescibacteria group bacterium genomic window:
- a CDS encoding phage holin family protein: MKILIRWLLATVAIMIAAYLLPGVEVDGFFSALIGALVLGLINAFIKPILVIFTLPINILTLGLFTLVINALLVMLMAMIVSGFSVASFWWALLFGVVLATVNWFLSQLSK; this comes from the coding sequence ATGAAAATACTTATAAGGTGGCTATTAGCAACAGTTGCTATTATGATCGCGGCATATTTATTGCCGGGTGTGGAAGTGGACGGCTTTTTTTCCGCATTAATCGGAGCGTTGGTATTGGGTTTGATTAATGCATTTATTAAACCGATATTGGTGATTTTTACCCTCCCGATCAATATTCTGACCCTTGGTCTGTTTACCCTGGTGATCAACGCGCTATTGGTCATGCTCATGGCGATGATCGTCTCGGGATTCTCCGTGGCAAGTTTTTGGTGGGCATTGCTATTTGGTGTGGTGCTGGCAACTGTGAACTGGTTTCTTTCGCAATTGTCCAAATAG